The region AAGCGGTTTTGGTAACCGGGTGACAAAATATGAGCAGCGTTTTTGTAATTCGGAATTTGGCGATCTCAAACTTAGTTCTGCCGAAGTGGCGCTGATCACTACGCTGTTACTGCGCGGGCCGCAAACGCCGGGCGAGTTGCGCACCCGCGGCGAACGGATGCATCAGTTCAGCGATATGGCTGAAGTGGAAAATGCGTTAGAACATCTGGCAACGCGTGAAGACGGGCCGTATGTGGTGCGTCTGCCGAGAGAGCCGGGCAAACGCGAAAGCCGCTTTATGCATCTTTTCAGCGGCGATGTGCAGACGCTGGTGGATGTTGTGGAAGCCGTCAGCCCGCCGGATGCGTCTCTGGCAGCGCGTGTCGATGCGCTGGAAGCGGAAGTGGCTGAACTGAAGCAGCGTCTCGATTCGCTGCTCGCACATCTGGGAGATTAACAGTGACAACTTTACGTATCGGTGTGGTAGGGCTTGGCGGCATAGCGCAAAAGGCCTGGTTGCCGGTGTTAGGCGCAGCAACAGACTGGACGCTGGCGGCGGCCTGGTCGCCAACGCGGGAAAAGGCGCTGCGCGTGTGCGAAACCTGGCGCATTCCGTATGCCGACTCGCTGGCTTCCCTGGCGGCACAATGCGATGCGGTTTTTGTCCACACTTCCACGGCTTCACACTATGCGGTCGTCAGTGAGTTGCTCAATCTCGGTGTACACGTTTGTGTGGATAAACCGCTGGCGGAAAACTTACAGGATGCGGAGCGGCTTATTGAGCTGGCCGCACGTAAAAAACTGACGCTGATGGTCGGGTTTAACCGCCGTTACTCCCCGCTTTACCGCGAGCTAAAACAGCAGATGCCGCAGGCCGCTTCGTTGCGTATGGATAAACACCGTACCGATAGCGTCGGGCCGCATGATTTACGCTTCACCCTGCTGGATGACTACCTGCACGTTGTGGATACCGCGCTATGGCTGGCGGGCGGTGCCGCGCAATTAAAAAGCGGTACGCTGCTGACCAATGACGACGGCGCTATGATTTATGCCGAGCACCATTTCAGTGTTGAACACCTGCAAATTACCACCAGCATGCATCGCCGGGCGGGCAGCCAGCGGGAATGGGTTCAGGCGGTGACGGACGGTGGCTTATTCGACATAACCGACATGCGCGAGTGGCGCGAAGAACGCGGGCAGGGCGTTGTCGCCCGTCCGGTGGCGGGCTGGCAGAGTGTGCTGGAGCAGCGCGGTTTCGCCGGATGCGCCCGCCATTTCATTGAATGCGTGCAAAATCAGACAGTTCCGGAAACCGCAGGTGAGCAAGCGATCCTCGCCCAGCGCGTGGTAGACAAGCTCTGGCGCGAGGCGATGAGTGAATAATGCCCGGTAACATCTGGCGATAGTAATTCGCCTTTTTCCCTGTAGACTAAGCGCTTCGCTGTACATCAACGCCTGCATTGCAGGCGTTGTGTCTTATGGAAACCAGAATGAACCTATTAAAATCGCTGGCGGCTGTCAGCTCCATGACGATGTTTTCCCGCGTGCTGGGTTTTGCGCGCGACGCCATTGTGGCAAGGGTGTTTGGTGCGGGAATGGCGACCGACGCCTTTTTCGTGGCGTTCAAACTGCCAAATTTATTGCGCCGCATTTTTGCAGAGGGGGCGTTTTCTCAGGCCTTTGTGCCGATCCTCGCCGAGTACAAAAGCAAACAGGGTGAAGATGCGACGCGGGTGTTTGTCTCCTATGTCTGCGGGTTGCTGACGCTGGCGCTGGCCATCGTCACCGTGGCCGGGATGCTGGCGGCACCGTGGGTGATCCTCGTCACCGCACCGGGTTTTGCCGATACGGCGGATAAATTCAACTTAACCTCGCAACTGCTGCGCATTACCTTCCCTTACATTCTGCTGATCTCGCTGGCGTCGCTGGCCGGGGCGATCCTCAATACCTGGAATCGCTTTTCGGTGCCGGCGTTTGCGCCGACATTCTTAAACATCAGCATGATTGGCTTTGCGCTGTTTGCTGCTCCCTATTTCCACCCGCCGGTACTGGCGCTGGCCTGGGCTGTTACGGTCGGCGGTGTGCTGCAACTGGTGTATCAGCTGCCGCACCTGAAGAAGATCGGCATGCTGGTGCTGCCGCGCATCAGCTTCCACGATGCCGGGGCGATGCGGGTTATCAAACAGATGGGGCCGGCCATTCTGGGGGTTTCGGTCAGCCAGATCTCGCTTATCATCAACACCATTTTCGCCTCGTTTCTGGTTTCCGGTTCCGTGTCGTGGATGTATTACGCTGACCGCCTGATGGAGTTTCCCTCCGGCGTGCTTGGCGTGGCGCTTGGCACTATCCTGTTACCGTCGTTGTCGAAAAGTTTCGCCAGCGGGAACCACGACGAATATTGCCGCCTGATGGATTGGGGGCTGCGGCTCTGCTTTCTGCTGGCGTTGCCCAGCGCCGTAGCGCTCGGCATCCTGGCGAAACCGTTGACCGTTTCGCTGTTCCAGTACGGTAAATTCACCGCGTTTGATGCATCAATGACCCAGCGCGCGCTGATCGCCTACTCGGTGGGGCTGATGGGGCTTATCGTGGTTAAAGTGCTGGCGCCGGGCTTCTACTCGCGACAGAACATTAAAACGCCGGTGAAGATTGCCATTGTCACGCTGGTGATGACGCAATTAATGAACCTTGCGTTTATCGGGCCGCTGAAACACGCCGGGTTGTCGCTGTCGATTGGCCTGGCGGCCTGTCTGAATGCCGGGCTGCTTTACTGGCAACTGCGTAAGCAGCAGATCTTTACGCCGCAGCCGGGCTGGGCAAGTTTCCTGCTGCGTCTGGTGGTTGCGGTGCTGGTGATGGCAGCGGCATTAATGGGCATGCTGTATGTCATGCCGGAGTGGTCAACTGGCACTATGCCTTATCGCCTGCTGCGGCTGATGGCTGTCGTGCTGGTCGGGGTGATGGCCTATTTCGCCACGCTTGCGCTGCTGGGCTTTAAAGTGAAAGAGTTCGCGCGGCGGACTACGGTGTAAGTCTGCTCAGCGAAGTGGAAGCGGGAAAACAGAAAAGCAAATTGCCAGGGAATTATCCCTGGCAAAGAAGACGGGTCTTATTAAATCGAGATTTTCTTTCCGCCACGGCTGGCGGAAGCGGTATAGCCATTCGCGCCGTACAGGCTCGGTTCCTGATGCGGCTTTAGCAGTTCCAGCGCTTGCTGGTTACGCGCAATTTGTCCTTCCAGCAGCCATCCATTGTGCTGGTTAAGGTCGCGCAAATGCTGCGTTTTCTGCGTAATGGTTTGCCAGCGATCGGCGATGTCGTCGTTCGCGCTATGCTGCGCTTTTTGTGCCGAACGACGCTGTTGCTCCAGGTAATCCAGTGTCGCGAGCAATGAGCTTTTTTCTTCCGTGATACGCTGCAGTGCGCTGCTTTGAATGTTACCTACGGAAAGCTGTTTTTGCTCAGCATCCATCACGTCTTTAAGAGCGCTCAGGATAACTGTCATTTGATCAAGAATGTCTGACAGTCGATTCATACTGTTATTTACTCTGCAAGTAACTCTTCGCTTCATCAATCAGGGCATCAGCGATTTTGCCGGTGTCCATCTTCAGTTCACCATTACGGATCGCGGTTTTCAGCTGTTCCACGCGTTCCATATTGATGTCATTCGCGCCAGCCTGCATCAGCTTGGTCTGCGCGCCGCTGAGGGTCACGCTGGTGCTGTTTGCCGTAGCCGCTTTTTCCAGACGCGTTTTCTGCGTTTGGGTCTCGTTAGTTTCGCGCTGTTGAACGGAACTAACCGGTTTTAAAGACGATGTGCGATCAATGCTCATAGTGTTGTCCTCATCGAGGTATCCCGGCGTTTCGGGCCTGATATCTTTAGTCGTTGCTTAATTATCGGCAGGCGACATGAATTCTTTAAAAAGATTATAGGTTAATCAGAATATTCCCATCAGCGTTCACTGTACCGCTGACAATCTGCCCTGAAGCCATGCGCACACGGGCGTTTTGCGCCACCGCCGCATTGTTCAGTGCCTGACCTTCGCCGTTCACACTAAAGCCATCGCCCGACGCCACGACCTGTACACGCTGACCCGCTTTAACCCGCCACGCCTGGCGCAACATTGACAGTTGAATCGCCTGGCCTGGAGTAAGATCGCGCAAACTGACCGCATCCTGCGCCTGGGTAATATCCAGCATCGTTCTCGGCGGCAACTGATCGAGGCGGCCGCGTTTTAGCGTCACGCTGCCGGGCTGCAACAGGCTGCCACGGGCAACGGACTGCGCTGCCACCACATAGTTACCGGTCGCCTGAACCTCCACCTGCAAATAGCGCTTAACATCTGCGCAATTCGCCAGCACGTTCAGGTTCCCCCACAGTTTAGCGTTCCCGAGCACGCTCAGCGCTGGCTGCTCGCAACTGGGTAACAGATTTTGCGGGGTGCGTATATTTACCACTACCTCGTCGCTAAAGCCAGCAAGACGTTGAGCAAAAAATGACGTCAGCTGTGATTGCAAGTTAGCGGCCTGAGCAAAGGCGCTTAAAAACAGTAAGGTCGCGGCTAAACCGCCTTTCAACGTGTTCATCGCAGACTCCTGCCTGTTGAGTGGTTGAGGGGATTTTAACCGCATGGTCAACCTATCAACGCAATAAATAGCGACGCATTTTGCCCTTATTCCAGCGATAAGTTTGTCAGCGGAGATTTAAGCTGTTGGCTAAATAATTGTCATCAGTGGGGGAGCCATGCTCGATAAACTTGATGCCGCACTTCGTTTCCAGCAAGAAGCGCTGAACCTGAGCGCCCAGCGTCAGGAAATTCTGGCGGCAAACATCGCCAACGCCGATACCCCGGGGTTTCAGGCGCGCGATATTGATTTCGCCAGCGAATTGAAAAAAGTCATGGAGCGTGGGCGTGCTGAAGGCAGCGGCGTTGCGTTGACCATGACCTCTTCGCGCCATATCCCGGCGCAGGCGATGAGCGGACCGTCTACCGATTTGCTGTACCGCATTCCTGATCAGCCTTCGCTGGATGGCAACACCGTGGATATGGATCGTGAACGTACGCAGTTCGCTGACAACAGCGTTAAATACCAGACCGGCTTGACCGTGCTGGGTGGGCAGATCAAAAGCATGATGAGTGTTCTGCAACAGGGGAACTAATTAAATGGCATTACTGAATATCTTTGATGTCGCAGGCTCCGCGCTGACCGCGCAGTCCAAACGTTTGAACGTGGCCGCCAGTAACATGGCGAACGCCGACAGCGTGACCGGGCCCGATGGTCAGCCGTATCGCGCTAAGCAGGTTGTGTTCCAGGTGGACGCTGCGCCCGGGCAAGCGACCGGCGGTGTAAAAGTTGCTGATGTGATTGAAAGCCAGGCACCGGACAAACTGGTTTACGAACCAGGTAACCCGCTGGCTGATGCGAATGGCTACGTCAAAATGCCCAATGTTGATGTGGTCGGCGAAATGGTGAACACCATGTCTGCGTCCCGCAGCTACCAGGCGAACGTTGAAGTGCTTAATACCGTTAAGAGCATGATGCTCAAAACCCTCACGCTCGGACAGTAAAGGAGACGCGCATGTCTATCGCCGTAAGAGTGGATGACCCGACAAATAACGGTGTCTCCTCGACCAGTAACAACACCAGCGCAACCGGAACAAACAGTGCATCCGACCTGCAAGGCAGCTTTTTAACGCTGCTGGTCGCGCAACTGAAAAACCAGGACCCGACTAACCCGCTGCAGAACAACGAACTGACCACTCAGCTGGCGCAAATCAGCACCGTGAGCGGGATTGAAAAACTGAACACCACCCTCGGTTCGATTTCCGGACAGATCGACAACAGCCAGTCGCTGCAGGCGACAAACCTGATTGGCCATGGCGTGATGATCCCGGGACAGACCGTTCTGGTGGGCAAAGAAACCTCAACGCCGTTTGGCGTGGAACTGACGCAAGCCGCCGATAAAGTGACCGCTACCGTGACCAGTAAAGACGGTACCGTGGTGCGCACTATTGATATTGGCTCGCTGACTGCCGGTGTCCACACCTTCAGTTGGGACGGAAAGATGACGGATGGAACAGCGGCACCCGATGGCTCTTATAAAGTCTCTATCGCCGCCAGCTCTGGCGCAACACAGCTGGTTGCCCAGCCGCTGCAGTTTGCTCTGGTGCAAGGTGTTACCCGCGGCAGCAACGGTAGCACACTGGATTTAGGTACTTACGGTACCACCACACTCGACGAAGTACGGCAGATTATCTAAGCCAAAACACTTATCAGGAGTAAGTCATGGCCTTTTCACAAGCGGTCAGCGGCCTAGATGCTGCGGCCACCAACCTCGATGTCATTGGTAACAACATTGCCAACTCCGCCACCTATGGCTTTAAATCCGGCTCTGCGTCCTTCGCCGATATGTTTGCCGGTTCTAAAGTGGGTCTGGGCGTAAAAGTTGCCGGTATCACTCAGGACTTTACCGACGGGACAACGACCAACACCGGTCGCGGTCTGGACGTTGCGATTAGCCAGAATGGTTTCTTCCGCATGGTAGATACCAACGGTTCTGTTTATTACAGCCGTAACGGCCAGTTCAAGCTGGACGAGAACCGCAACCTGGTCAACATGCAGGGTATGCAACTGACGGGTTATCCGGTTGCGGGTACCCCGCCGGTAGTACAGACCGGTGCCAACCCGACGACCATTAACATCCCAACGACCGTGATGTCGGCGCGTGCCACCACCACGGCGACGATGCCGATGAACCTGAACTCGACGGCGACCATTCCGACGACGACACCGTTCGATCCGACTAACTCGGATACCTACAACAAAAAAACCACGGTAACGTCTTACGACAGCCTGGGTAACGAACATGCGGTTGACTGCTATTTCGTTAAAACCGCCGCTAACACCTGGGATGTCTACACCAAAGACTCCAGCATTTCCGGCTCTTCTTATGAAAAAGCCGCGCAGATGTCGTTCAGCTCCAACGGTACGCTCACTTCCGTGACTAACTACACCGAAGTGCTGCCGGCCACTACGCCGCGTACCTGGAACCTGAACGCCGCGCCGAACGCACAGCCGCAAATCAATATCGCGCTGGCCAGCCTCAATGGTTCTGCTGCCAGCACTTACTCGCTGAGCTTCCTGAACTCCATGCAGCAGAACACTGGCAGCAGCGGCGCCGCCTCTGTTGATCAGGATGGTTACCCGCCAGGATCGCTGGTGAGCTACGCCATCAACGATGACGGCACCGTGGTGGGCAGCTACTCCAACGAGAAAACTCAGGTACTGGGTCAGATCGTGCTGGCGAACTTTGCTAACAACGAAGGCCTGAAATCCGAAGGGGATAACGTCTGGTCTGCGACCACCGCTTCCGGCGTTGCTATCGTGGGTACAGCGGGTTCCGGCAACTTCGGTAAGCTGACCAACGGCGCACTGGAAGCCTCAAACGTGAATCTGAGTAAAGAACTGGTGAACATGATTGTCGCGCAGCGTAACTATCAGTCGAACGCGCAGACCATCAAAACCCAGGATCAGATCCTTAACACGCTGGTTAACCTGCGTTAATCGTCTGACGGGATGGCTTAATGGATCACGCAATATACACCGCGATGGGCGCCGCCAGCCAGACGCTGAATCAGCAGGCTGTCACCGCCAGCAACCTCGCGAATGCGTCCACGCCAGGCTTTCGCGCGCAGCTCAATGCGCTGCGCGCGGTACCGGTAGAAGGGCTTTCACTGCCTACCCGTACGCTGGTAGTGGCTTCTACGCCTGGCGCCGATATGACGCCAGGGCAACTTGACTATACCTCGCGTCCGCTGGACGTGGCGTTGCAGCAGGACGGTTGGCTGGCAGTACAGACGGCGGACGGCTCTGAAGGGTATACCCGTAACGGTAATATCCAGGTGAGTTCAACCGGCCAGTTGACCATTCAGGGGCATCCGGTGATTGGCGACGGCGGCCCGATTTCGGTACCGGAAGGTTCGCAAATTAGTATCGCGGCTGACGGTACGATTTCATCGCTGAACCCTGGCGATCCGGCGAATACTATCGCGCCGGTCGGCAAGCTGAAGCTGGTGAAAGCGAACGCGCAGGAAGTGGTGCGCGGTGATGACGGGCTGTTCCGTCTGAGCCAGAACGCACAAGCGACCCGTGGTACGACATTGCAGGACGACCCGTCTATTCGCGTGATGTCAGGTGTGCTGGAGGGCAGTAACGTCAAGCCGGTTGCCGCAATGACCGACATGATCGCCAGCGCCCGTCGTTTCGAGATGCAGATGAAAATTATCAGCAGCGTCGACGATAACGCCCAGCGCGCCAACCAATTGCTGTCAATGGGCTAATTAAACAGGACTACTTATGATCAGTTCATTATGGATCGCAAAAACCGGCCTCGACGCCCAACAAACCAATATGGATGTCATCGCCAACAACCTGGCGAACGTCAGTACCAATGGTTTTAAGCGCCAGCGCGCGGTATTTGAAGATCTGCTGTACCAGACGATTCGTCAGCCTGGCGCACAGTCTTCAGCGCAGACAACGCTACCTTCGGGTTTGCAGATCGGTACCGGTGTTCGTCCGGTGGCCACCGAGCGTCTGCACAGCCAGGGCAACCTGTCTCAGACCAACAACAGTAAAGATGTGGCGATCAAGGGGCAGGGCTTCTTTGAAGTGCTGCTGCCGGACGGCACCTCGGCGTATACCCGCGATGGTTCCTTCCAGGTCGACCAGAACGGTCAACTGGTAACGGCGGGTGGTTTCCAGGTGCAGCCTGCGATCACCATTCCGGCGAACACCCTGAGCATCACCATTGGCCGTGACGGCGTGGTTAGCGTGACGCAGCAGGGTAACGCCGCGCCGGTTCAGGTTGGCCAGTTAAACCTGACCACCTTTATGAACGATACCGGTCTGGAAAGTCTTGGTGAAAACCTGTACGCAGAAACGCAGTCGTCTGGCGCGCCAAACTCCACGACGCCGGGGCTGAACGGTGCGGGGATGCTGTATCAGGGGTATGTGGAAACCTCGAACGTAAACGTGGCGGAAGAGCTGGTGAATATGATCCAGGTTCAGCGCGCTTACGAAATAAACAGTAAGGCAGTATCGACCACCGATCAGATGCTGCAAAAACTGACGCAACTCTAAGGCGTTATCCGGTGCGGTAACTGCCGCACCGGAACCCTGATTTTGAAGATGAATGCAATGCAAAAATACGCCGTGCGCAGCTATCCGATTATGGCTTTAGTGGCATTAACCCTGACGGGATGTGCCTGGGTTCCATCAACGCCGTTGGTTCAGGGGGCGACCACCGCTCAACCGGTTCCGGGACCGGTGCCGATGGTAAATGGATCGATTTATCAGACTGCGCAGCCGATAAACTACGGCTATCAGCCACTGTTTGAAGACCGCCGTCCGCGTAACGTGGGCGATACATTGACGATCGTACTGCAAGAGAACGTCAGTGCCAGTAAGAGCTCGTCGGCAAATGCCAGCCGTGACAGCAAGGCCAGTTTCGGCATGGATACCACGCCGCGCTACCTGGAAGGTCTGTTTGGTAATGCCCGCGCCGATCTCTCTGCTTCCGGCGGTAATACCTTTAACGGCAAAGGTGGCGCCAATGCCAGCAATACCTTTAGCGGCACGCTGACCGTGACGGTCGATCAGGTGCTGATCAATGGCAATTTACATGTGGTGGGTGAAAAACAGATAGCCATCAACCAGGGCACTGAATTCATCCGCTTCTCGGGTGTCGTGAACCCACGCACCATCAGCGGCAGCAACACGGTTCCGTCCACACAGGTGGCGGACGCGCGCATCGAGTATGTCGGCAACGGCTATATCAACGAAGCGCAGAACATGGGCTGGCTGCAACGTTTCTTCCTCAACTTATCGCCGATGTAACCGGGGTGAATTATGTTTAAGTATTTGACTGGTATCGTGTTAGCGCTGGTGGCGACCTTCGCCCAGGCTGACCGTATCCGGGATCTCACCAGTGTACAGGGCGTACGTGAAAACTCCTTAATTGGTTATGGCCTGGTCGTGGGGCTCGATGGTACAGGTGACCAGACGACCCAGACGCCATTTACCACCCAAACCTTAAACAACATGTTGTCGCAGATGGGGATCACGGTTCCTGCCGGCACCAACATGCAGCTGAAAAACGTGGCGGCGGTGATGGTCACCGCCCAGTTCCCGGCGTTTGCACGCCAGGGACAGACCATTGATGTCGTGGTCTCCTCAATGGGTAACGCAAAAAGCCTGCGCGGCGGTACGCTGCTGATGACGCCGCTGAAGGGCGTTGACAGCCAGGTTTATGCGCTGGCGCAGGGTAACATTCTGGTCGGCGGTGCAGGTGCTTCCGCAGGTGGCAGCAGTGTGCAGGTCAACCAGCTTAACGGCGGGCGTATTACTAACGGTGCGGTCATCGAACGTGAACTGCCGACCCAGTTTGGCGCAGGTAACACCATTAACCTGCAGCTGAACCAGGAAGATTTCAGCATGGCGCAGCAAATTGCCGACACCATCAACCGTAACCGTGGTTACGGCAGCGCGACCGCGCTGGATGCGCGTACCGTGCAGATCCGCGTTTCTAACGGCGGCAGCTCGCAAGTCCGTTTGCTGGCAGACATCCAGAATATGGAAGTCGGCGTTACGCAGCAGGACGCGAAAGTCATTATTAACTCCCGTACCGGCTCGGTGGTGATGAACCGCGAAGTAGCGCTGGATAACTGTGCTGTCGCGCAGGGCAACCTCTCGGTAACGGTCAATCAGCAGGCCAACGTGAGCCAGCCGAATACGCCATTTGGCGGCGGTCAGACGGTGGTGACACCGCAAACACAAATTGATATGCGCCAGAGTGGCGGTTCGCTGCAAAGCGTCCGTTCCAGCGCCAACCTGAACAGCGTGGTCCGTGCGCTTAACGCGCTCGGTGCTTCCCCGATGGAGCTGATGTCCATCCTTCAGGCGATGCAAAGCGCAGGCTGCCTGCGTGCGAAACTGGAGATCATCTAATGTTGACTGACAGCCGGTTGTTGACAAGCGCGGCATGGGACGCGCAATCACTGAATGAACTGAAGGCGCAAACGCGCCAGGATCCTGGCGCGAACCTGCGCCCGGTGGCCCGCCAGATGGAAGGGATGTTCGTGCAGATGATGCTGAAAAGCATGCGCGAAGCGTTACCGAAAGACGGGATTTTCAGCAGTGATTCAACGCGGCTGTACACCAGCATGTATGACCAGCAAATTGCACAGCAGATGACCGCAGGCAAAGGGCTTGGCCTGGCCGATATGATGGTTAAACAGATGGCTGGCGATCAGGCACCGGTTGAGCCTGCCGATCAGATGCAGCAGGTGCCGATGAAGTTCCCGCTGGAAACCGTGACGTCCTATCAAAACCAGGCACTGACACAATTGGTGCGCAAAGCGATGCCAAAAGTGCCGGAAGATGGCGACGAGCCGTTAACCGGTGACAGCAAAGACTTCCTTGCCCAGCTTTCACTGCCGGCGCGTCTTGCCAGTGAGCAGAGCGGTGTTCCGCACCACCTGATCCTCGCGCAGGCCGCGCTGGAATCCGGCTGGGGCCAGCGCCAGATCCCGCGTGAAAACGGTGAGCCGAGCTTTAACATTTTTGGTGTTAAAGCCACGCCAGGCTGGAAAGGGCCGACCACAGAAATCACGACGACAGAATATGAAAACGGCGAAGCGGTGAAGGTGAAAGCCAAGTTCCGCGTTTACAGCTCGTACCTTGAAGCGCTCTCCGATTATGTGGGCATGCTGACGCGTAATAAACGCTACTCGGCGGTGACCACGGCGGCGACGGCGGAGCAGGGCGCGCAGGCGTTGCAGAACGCCGGTTATGCGACCGATCCAAACTACGCCCGTAAGCTGACCAGCATGATCCAACAGCTTAAATCGATGGGTGAAAAGGTCAGTAAAGCCTACAGCACGGATATCCAAAATCTGTTCTGAAATATCTCAAGTTTTGCCCTGGGTTGCCGATAATCGTCAACAGGACTCATGTCTGAAAGTGTATAAGGAACCTCCATGTCCAGTTTGATTAACAGCGCCATGAGTGGGCTCAACGCAGCCCAGGCCGCGCTTAATACCGCCAGTAATAACATTGCCAGTTATAACGTAGCGGGTTATACCCGTCAGACGACGGTGCTCACCTCAGGCAACAGTACCCTGACCGGTGGCGGCTGGGTGGGTAACGGTGTACTCGTTACCGGTGTTCAGCGTGAGTATGACGCCTTTATTACTAATCAGCTGCGTGCAGCGGAAAACCAGAACAGCGGTTTGACCACGCGTTACCAGCAGATGTCAAAAATTGATGATGTCCTGTCGGATACCACTAACTCGCTGTCGACCAGCCTGCAGAGCTTCTTTTCCAGCCTGCAAACACTGGTAAGTAACGCTTCTGACCCGTCATCCCGTCAGGCGATGCTGGGTAAAGCGGACGGTCTGGTTAACCAGTTCAAAGTGGCCGACCAGTACCTGCGCGACCAGGATAAACAGGTAAACCTGTCTATCTCTTCAAGCGTTGATCAGATCAACAACTACTCCACGCAAATTGCCAAACTTAACGATCAGATTTCTCGTCTGACCGCGGTTGGCGGCGGTGCGTCGCCGAACGACCTGCTCGATCAGCGCGACCAGCTGGTTAGCGAACTGAACAAAATTGTCGGTGTTGAAGTCAGCGTCCAGGATGGCAACACCTACAACATCAGCATGGGTGATGGCTACTCTCTGGTGCAGGGCAGCGATGCGCGCCAGTTGGCGGCCGTCCAGTCCAGCGCCGATCCGGCACGTACTGCCGTGGCGTATGTTGACAAAACCGCAGGCAACATTGAGATTCCGGAAAAACTGATCACCACCGGTTCGCTGGGCGGTTTGCTGTCGTTCCGTTCGCAGGATCTTGACCAGGCGCGTAATACGCTTGGACAACTGGCGCTGTCGTTTGCTGATTCATTCAACAAGCAACACACGCAGGGTTACGATGCGAGTGGTAATCAGGGTGGCCAGTTCTTTACCATTGGCGCGCCATCAACCACCAGTAATTCCAAAAACACCGGTGATGCGGTACTGACCGCAGCGGTTAGCGACAGCTCGGCGGTACAGGCGACGGATTATAAAGTGGCCTACGACGGGACTAACTGGAAAGTTACCCGACTGTCCAACAATACCACGACCACCGTGACGCCAGATCCCTCCGATGGCACGCTGAATTTCGACGGTCTGAAAGTTAGCATCAGCGCCACCACTGGCCCTAAAGCCAACGACAGTTTTACCGTTCGCCCGGTGAGCAATGCGATTGTGAATATGAGCGTGGCGATTACCGATGAGTCGAAAATTGCCATGGCTTCCGTCGCCGGTTCTGGTGCGAGCGATAACCGCAACGGCCAGGCGATGCTGAATCTGCAAAGCGCGAAAGTCGTCGGCGGCAACAAAACGTTTAACGACGCGTATGCCACGCTGGTCAGCGATGTGGGTAACAAAACCTCGACGCTGAAAACCAGCTCCACCACGCAGACGAACGTGGTGACGCAGTTGACCAAGCAGCAGCAGTCGATCTCCGGGGTTAACCTCGACGAAGAGTACGGTAATC is a window of Enterobacter sp. R4-368 DNA encoding:
- the flgK gene encoding flagellar hook-associated protein FlgK, producing the protein MSSLINSAMSGLNAAQAALNTASNNIASYNVAGYTRQTTVLTSGNSTLTGGGWVGNGVLVTGVQREYDAFITNQLRAAENQNSGLTTRYQQMSKIDDVLSDTTNSLSTSLQSFFSSLQTLVSNASDPSSRQAMLGKADGLVNQFKVADQYLRDQDKQVNLSISSSVDQINNYSTQIAKLNDQISRLTAVGGGASPNDLLDQRDQLVSELNKIVGVEVSVQDGNTYNISMGDGYSLVQGSDARQLAAVQSSADPARTAVAYVDKTAGNIEIPEKLITTGSLGGLLSFRSQDLDQARNTLGQLALSFADSFNKQHTQGYDASGNQGGQFFTIGAPSTTSNSKNTGDAVLTAAVSDSSAVQATDYKVAYDGTNWKVTRLSNNTTTTVTPDPSDGTLNFDGLKVSISATTGPKANDSFTVRPVSNAIVNMSVAITDESKIAMASVAGSGASDNRNGQAMLNLQSAKVVGGNKTFNDAYATLVSDVGNKTSTLKTSSTTQTNVVTQLTKQQQSISGVNLDEEYGNLQRYQQYYLANAQVLQTASTLFDALLGIR